A region of Acidobacteriota bacterium DNA encodes the following proteins:
- the tpx gene encoding thiol peroxidase — MATITLKGNPIHTSGELPAVGSKAPEFRLTRSDLSDASLADFAGFKKILNIVPSLDTGVCAASARRFNQEAAAVEGVRILTISRDLPFAQARFCAAEGIQNVVMLSELRDLSFGDSYGVRIVDGPLAGLLSRAVVLLDAQDRVRYVEQVPEIGQEPDYARVLAALKNP, encoded by the coding sequence ATGGCGACGATCACGTTGAAAGGCAACCCCATCCACACGTCGGGAGAGCTTCCCGCCGTCGGCTCGAAGGCCCCGGAGTTTCGACTCACCCGGTCCGATCTCTCGGACGCGTCCCTGGCCGATTTCGCCGGGTTCAAGAAGATATTGAACATTGTCCCGAGCCTGGATACGGGCGTCTGCGCCGCCTCCGCCCGGCGGTTCAACCAGGAGGCCGCCGCCGTGGAAGGAGTCCGGATCCTCACCATTTCCCGGGATCTGCCCTTCGCCCAGGCCCGGTTTTGCGCCGCCGAGGGCATCCAGAACGTCGTCATGCTCAGCGAATTAAGGGACCTCTCCTTCGGCGACTCCTATGGAGTCCGGATCGTGGACGGGCCGCTGGCCGGCTTGCTCAGCCGGGCGGTGGTCCTTCTCGACGCGCAGGACCGGGTCAGGTATGTGGAACAGGTGCCCGAGATCGGCCAGGAGCCCGATTACGCCAGGGTCCTCGCGGCGTTGAAGAACCCGTGA
- a CDS encoding DASS family sodium-coupled anion symporter, translating into MLERWTSETRPVPLAVAAVAAASTWVLPPPGGLTPPAWHLFGFFLFAILSVVLRALPILTASLAAGAGSVLSGTLSGRQLFAGFSEDFILLIVAAFLLSRAVIRSGLGARLAFHVIRRIGGSALGLSYSLFVTDALIAPAFPSNTARSGVLYPVVASLCEGLGAAPEGARRRLGAFLMMAGMASLSLSSSLWLTAMAANPAGAGLALETAGVKVTFGSWFLAAVVPVAASLLVVPWVLLKVVGPEVTRTPEAPGLAEEALRKLGPPARDEWITAAVFFSLVAAWGLGGVLGIDRTAAALFGLAVLLLTGVFRASDLRKEGEALEIWIWFAILFTLSAELNRLGFMTWIGSSFAGTLHGTHPAVAYLSLVGGYVALHYFFVSQSAHLFALFAVFLDVALFSGVPPALAAYMLLFATNFFSCITPQGSSANVLFTGSGHLSTSEIYRYGGLVTAVNTAVFLAVGTPWILWVTG; encoded by the coding sequence ATGCTCGAACGGTGGACCTCGGAGACCCGCCCCGTGCCCCTGGCGGTGGCGGCCGTGGCGGCGGCGAGCACGTGGGTCCTCCCGCCTCCCGGTGGGTTGACCCCTCCCGCCTGGCACCTCTTCGGCTTCTTCCTTTTCGCCATCCTGTCGGTGGTCCTGAGGGCCCTCCCGATCCTCACGGCCTCTCTGGCGGCGGGGGCGGGCTCCGTCCTGTCGGGCACGCTGTCGGGCCGCCAGTTGTTCGCGGGCTTCTCGGAGGACTTCATCCTGTTGATCGTCGCCGCCTTCCTCCTCTCCCGCGCCGTGATCCGGTCCGGGCTGGGCGCCCGGCTGGCGTTCCACGTGATCCGCCGCATCGGCGGTTCGGCCCTCGGGCTTTCCTACAGCCTCTTCGTGACGGACGCCCTCATCGCCCCGGCTTTCCCCAGCAACACGGCCCGGAGCGGCGTGCTGTATCCCGTGGTCGCCTCCCTCTGCGAGGGCCTCGGCGCGGCACCCGAAGGGGCCCGCCGCCGTCTCGGGGCCTTCCTGATGATGGCCGGGATGGCCTCCCTGAGCCTCTCCTCGTCGCTGTGGCTCACGGCCATGGCGGCCAACCCCGCCGGAGCCGGATTGGCCCTGGAGACGGCGGGCGTGAAGGTGACCTTCGGCTCGTGGTTTCTCGCCGCGGTGGTTCCCGTGGCCGCTTCCCTCCTTGTGGTGCCCTGGGTCCTGCTCAAGGTCGTCGGACCGGAAGTCACTCGCACACCCGAGGCGCCCGGGCTCGCCGAGGAGGCCCTGCGGAAGCTGGGTCCCCCCGCCCGGGACGAGTGGATCACGGCCGCCGTGTTCTTCTCCCTCGTGGCCGCGTGGGGCTTGGGGGGCGTCCTGGGCATCGACCGCACGGCGGCGGCGCTCTTCGGCCTCGCGGTCCTCCTCCTCACGGGCGTCTTCCGCGCCTCGGACCTCCGGAAGGAGGGCGAGGCCCTCGAAATCTGGATCTGGTTCGCCATCCTCTTCACCCTGAGCGCGGAACTGAACCGCCTGGGCTTCATGACCTGGATCGGTTCCTCCTTCGCGGGGACCCTCCACGGAACCCATCCCGCCGTCGCGTACCTGTCCCTCGTCGGCGGGTACGTGGCGCTTCATTATTTCTTCGTGAGCCAGTCGGCGCACCTGTTCGCGCTCTTTGCCGTGTTTCTGGACGTGGCTCTCTTTTCGGGCGTCCCGCCGGCCCTGGCCGCGTACATGCTCCTCTTCGCGACCAACTTCTTCTCCTGCATCACCCCGCAGGGCTCCAGCGCCAACGTCCTCTTCACGGGAAGCGGCCACCTCTCCACCTCCGAAATTTACCGGTACGGCGGCTTGGTGACGGCGGTCAACACGGCGGTTTTCCTCGCGGTGGGGACGCCTTGGATCCTTTGGGTGACCGGGTGA
- a CDS encoding MFS transporter gives MNRNGTPTVSDPSPGSEGGLALSGTRTLLLTTFTHVLVDGYGIGLSVLLALLFGRNGRFALVGLILSAYTLATAFAEPLWGRFSDATGRRGAVVGWGLVFASASFCAFGFVSPEGPWAGPLLILFALAAGAGAGTYHSVATALVNEVTSRENRGLVQGINNAGGSVGRTLFPLALAELAVVLGSPGWAVLPFAGAGVLLGLATVSAFPLASPRTFRAGTASPSPDGPMDRRFLARMVALSFLRTAFFVTAAGFLPTYLVAVRGLDERAMGTVMTLVMSTGILAQPLGGSLSDRLDRGRLLAGLLAGSGAAFAGSLLMEGLWSSVALLGISMFMVLMTFPLLFALMGDVVPGNRLGAATGLVTGAGGLAATLTQATVGVLAQRTSPVLVLLGLSALGVLSGWMAMGLRAPRSPGGRRALGS, from the coding sequence GTGAATCGGAACGGAACGCCCACCGTCTCGGACCCTTCGCCCGGAAGCGAGGGGGGGCTGGCTTTATCCGGGACCCGGACCCTCTTGTTGACCACTTTCACCCATGTGCTCGTCGATGGCTACGGCATCGGCCTTTCGGTTCTGCTCGCGCTCCTGTTCGGCCGGAACGGGCGATTCGCCCTGGTGGGCCTCATCCTCAGCGCGTACACCCTCGCCACGGCCTTCGCGGAGCCGCTCTGGGGGCGGTTCTCGGATGCCACGGGCCGCCGGGGCGCGGTCGTGGGGTGGGGCCTGGTTTTCGCGAGCGCGTCTTTCTGCGCCTTCGGATTCGTATCGCCCGAAGGCCCCTGGGCCGGACCCCTTCTCATCCTTTTCGCGCTGGCCGCGGGGGCGGGCGCCGGCACCTACCACAGCGTGGCCACCGCCCTGGTGAACGAAGTGACGAGCCGCGAGAACCGCGGGCTCGTCCAGGGCATCAACAACGCCGGAGGAAGCGTGGGTCGGACCTTGTTCCCCCTTGCGCTCGCCGAACTCGCCGTGGTCCTGGGATCCCCCGGCTGGGCGGTCCTCCCCTTCGCGGGAGCTGGCGTCCTTCTTGGCCTGGCCACCGTTTCGGCCTTCCCCCTCGCGTCCCCCCGAACCTTTAGGGCCGGCACCGCCTCCCCCTCGCCCGACGGGCCCATGGACCGTCGGTTCCTGGCGAGGATGGTGGCCCTTTCCTTTCTCCGCACCGCTTTCTTCGTCACGGCCGCCGGGTTTCTACCCACTTATCTCGTCGCCGTCCGGGGCCTGGACGAACGAGCCATGGGAACGGTCATGACCCTGGTCATGTCCACGGGCATCCTGGCCCAACCGCTGGGCGGGAGCCTCTCGGATCGGTTGGACCGGGGAAGGCTCCTGGCTGGCCTGCTCGCGGGCTCGGGGGCGGCCTTCGCGGGGTCTCTCCTGATGGAGGGACTCTGGTCCTCGGTGGCCCTCCTGGGGATCTCCATGTTCATGGTCCTGATGACCTTCCCCCTGCTCTTCGCCCTCATGGGCGACGTGGTGCCGGGGAATCGGCTCGGCGCGGCCACGGGGCTCGTTACGGGCGCGGGGGGCCTGGCCGCCACCCTGACCCAGGCGACCGTCGGCGTTCTGGCCCAACGGACCTCCCCTGTCCTCGTCCTCTTGGGCCTGTCCGCCCTTGGGGTCCTTTCGGGTTGGATGGCTATGGGGCTTCGCGCGCCCCGGTCTCCAGGTGGGCGTAGGGCTCTTGGGTCG